A part of Methanobrevibacter sp. genomic DNA contains:
- a CDS encoding glycosyltransferase family 2 protein: MKVSVVTPNYNGERFLKTFFESLNNDRECIGEVIIVDNGSNDGSKDYINENEFGLPIRLIENLENLGFAPAVNQGILEAKHEYILSLNNDTEMKKGSIKQMVDLISSREDVFSVQAKMLQFNNRQLIDDVGDEYNLLAWTKKTGENHSCDEFSEIKEIFSSCAGAALYKKSILDELGMFDENFFAYMEDVDLAIRSKINGYHNLLCPDAIVYHVGSATSGSRYNEFKVRLAARNNVWVVYKNIPIPLKIINFIFLFFGFLIKYIFFLRKGFGSVYLSGIREGLSARDKITKTKFKSKNTINYLKIEYRLIVNTIKFLKR; this comes from the coding sequence ATGAAAGTTTCTGTTGTAACACCAAATTATAATGGGGAAAGGTTTTTAAAGACTTTCTTCGAATCGCTTAACAATGACAGAGAATGCATTGGAGAAGTTATCATCGTAGACAATGGGTCTAATGACGGAAGTAAGGACTATATTAATGAAAATGAATTTGGATTGCCGATAAGATTGATTGAAAACCTTGAAAATTTAGGCTTTGCGCCTGCCGTTAACCAAGGCATATTAGAGGCCAAACATGAATATATCCTATCTTTGAACAACGACACAGAAATGAAAAAAGGTTCCATCAAACAGATGGTTGATTTAATTTCTTCCCGTGAAGACGTGTTTTCCGTTCAAGCTAAAATGCTCCAATTTAATAATAGACAGTTAATTGACGATGTTGGAGATGAATATAACTTGCTTGCTTGGACTAAAAAGACGGGTGAAAATCACAGTTGCGATGAGTTTTCAGAAATTAAGGAAATATTTTCAAGTTGCGCCGGTGCGGCATTATACAAAAAATCCATATTGGATGAACTGGGGATGTTTGATGAGAATTTCTTCGCATACATGGAAGATGTTGACTTAGCCATCAGGTCAAAAATCAACGGTTATCATAATTTGTTATGTCCGGATGCTATTGTCTATCATGTTGGTAGTGCAACCAGCGGAAGCAGGTATAATGAGTTTAAAGTCAGATTAGCCGCTCGAAATAATGTGTGGGTTGTTTACAAAAATATTCCCATTCCCTTAAAAATTATCAATTTCATTTTCTTGTTTTTCGGATTTTTAATTAAATACATATTCTTTTTAAGGAAAGGTTTTGGTTCTGTATACCTTTCCGGAATTAGGGAAGGTTTATCTGCAAGGGATAAAATTACCAAGACAAAATTCAAATCAAAAAATACAATAAATTATTTAAAAATTGAATATAGACTAATAGTAAACACGATAAAATTTTTAAAAAGATGA